The Parafrankia discariae genome includes a window with the following:
- the hemE gene encoding uroporphyrinogen decarboxylase, which translates to MSLGSTAVAPPRPGVSPRRPGLAATSPFLRAAAGDRPDSVPVWFMRQAGRVLPEYRALRATTAMLDSCRNADMVTEITLQPVRRFRPDAAIFFSDIVLPLAAVGVDVDIVAGVGPVVAHPVRVPADLNVLRPLEPGDVPYVSEAVASLVRELGQTPLIGFAGAPFTLASYLIEGGPSRSHTRTKALMYGEPALWRDLLGRLADITAAFLRVQVDAGADAIQLFDSWAGALSEDDYLRYVAPHSTRVLAAFADDGIPRIHFGVNTGELLGAMGAAGADVVGVDWRVPLDEAVRRIGPGRAVQGNLDPAAVFAPSDVLAAKVRDVCRRGAAAPGHIFNFGHGVLPESDPGVLAHIVDLVHQF; encoded by the coding sequence ATGTCCCTCGGAAGTACCGCCGTTGCGCCGCCTCGCCCCGGGGTCTCGCCCCGACGTCCAGGTCTCGCCGCGACTTCGCCGTTCCTGCGTGCCGCCGCGGGGGATCGCCCCGACAGCGTGCCCGTGTGGTTCATGCGGCAGGCCGGCCGGGTGCTTCCCGAGTACCGCGCCCTGCGCGCCACCACCGCCATGCTCGACTCCTGCCGCAACGCCGACATGGTCACCGAGATCACCCTGCAGCCGGTGCGCCGCTTCCGGCCCGACGCCGCGATCTTCTTCTCGGACATCGTCCTGCCGCTCGCGGCCGTCGGGGTGGACGTCGACATCGTCGCCGGGGTCGGCCCCGTGGTGGCCCACCCCGTCCGGGTGCCGGCCGACCTGAACGTGCTGCGCCCGCTCGAGCCCGGTGACGTGCCCTACGTGAGCGAGGCGGTGGCCTCGCTGGTCCGCGAGCTCGGGCAGACACCCCTGATCGGCTTCGCCGGTGCGCCGTTCACCCTGGCCAGCTACCTGATCGAAGGTGGGCCGAGCCGCAGCCACACCCGTACCAAGGCGCTCATGTACGGCGAGCCGGCACTCTGGCGCGACCTGCTCGGCCGGCTCGCCGACATCACGGCCGCCTTCCTGCGGGTGCAGGTCGACGCCGGTGCCGACGCCATCCAGCTGTTCGACTCGTGGGCCGGTGCGCTCAGCGAGGACGACTACCTGCGCTACGTGGCCCCGCACAGCACCCGGGTCCTCGCGGCGTTCGCCGACGACGGCATCCCGCGCATCCACTTCGGGGTGAACACCGGGGAACTGCTCGGCGCGATGGGCGCGGCCGGCGCGGACGTCGTCGGGGTCGACTGGCGCGTCCCGCTGGACGAGGCCGTCCGCCGGATCGGCCCCGGCCGTGCCGTGCAGGGCAACCTCGACCCGGCCGCGGTCTTCGCCCCGTCCGACGTGCTCGCGGCGAAGGTCCGCGACGTCTGCCGGCGGGGCGCGGCCGCTCCCGGGCACATCTTCAACTTCGGGCACGGAGTGCTCCCGGAGAGTGACCCGGGCGTGCTGGCGCACATCGTGGATCTCGTCCACCAGTTCTGA
- a CDS encoding DUF3817 domain-containing protein yields the protein MTDPSTRDGSSWNGTTRDGVWPMGAARAVSLAEATSFLLLLIATAVKYGADHEIGVKILGPVHGGLFIAYCLLVLYVGSLRRWPVRRTLLALGASVLPVAPFFVERHWLREPAPAGQGTSGHGGAPGHASSAPAS from the coding sequence ATGACCGACCCATCCACCCGGGACGGTTCCAGCTGGAACGGCACCACCCGGGACGGCGTCTGGCCGATGGGCGCCGCCCGCGCGGTGTCGCTGGCCGAGGCCACCTCCTTCCTGCTGCTCCTGATCGCGACCGCGGTCAAGTACGGAGCCGACCACGAGATCGGCGTGAAGATCCTCGGGCCGGTCCACGGCGGGCTGTTCATCGCGTACTGCCTGCTCGTCCTCTACGTGGGGTCGCTGCGGCGGTGGCCGGTCCGGCGGACGCTGCTGGCGCTCGGCGCGTCCGTCCTGCCGGTGGCGCCGTTCTTCGTGGAACGGCACTGGCTGCGGGAGCCGGCCCCGGCCGGGCAGGGCACGTCAGGGCACGGCGGCGCCCCCGGGCACGCCAGCTCCGCGCCCGCGAGCTGA
- a CDS encoding DUF3000 domain-containing protein, translating to MSLHSPAPRPGLPTDPFVPAGRPVAALGGTRPAPAQPPEQAAPARLAPLTRTARSHPEGAKRHAPTSSQRDHGARPNVAAMGGTRAPSDAPALFVAATEALRAALEELRPDVAVREIPAPARIAPYAFALAGGLTGDDEAASGRFVLLFDPDGQDAWEGTTRVVCYARASVDPEVADDPLLPGVAWSWLRESLQSHGAEVGALGGTVTTTSSRRFGVLATDGDNFDVELRCSWSPRWAGSAGEPEGTAVPETSSPGGTDGAPLWDPADAAAHLHSFADLLAAMAGLPPRLSGVVPLPARRA from the coding sequence GTGAGCCTGCACAGTCCCGCACCGCGGCCGGGCCTGCCGACGGACCCGTTCGTCCCGGCCGGCCGGCCGGTGGCGGCGCTCGGCGGGACACGCCCGGCGCCGGCGCAGCCGCCCGAGCAGGCCGCGCCGGCGCGGCTGGCCCCGCTGACCCGAACCGCCCGTTCCCACCCGGAGGGCGCTAAGCGGCACGCTCCGACGTCCAGCCAGCGCGACCACGGTGCACGCCCTAACGTTGCCGCCATGGGGGGCACGCGGGCACCGAGCGACGCTCCGGCGCTCTTCGTGGCCGCCACCGAGGCGTTGCGGGCGGCGCTGGAGGAGCTGCGGCCGGACGTCGCCGTCCGCGAGATCCCCGCGCCCGCCCGGATCGCGCCCTACGCGTTCGCGCTCGCCGGGGGCCTCACCGGGGACGACGAGGCGGCGTCCGGCCGGTTCGTGCTGTTGTTCGACCCCGACGGGCAGGACGCCTGGGAGGGAACCACCCGGGTGGTCTGCTACGCCCGCGCCTCGGTGGACCCGGAGGTCGCCGACGACCCGCTGCTGCCCGGGGTCGCCTGGTCATGGCTGCGGGAGTCGTTGCAGTCGCACGGCGCCGAGGTCGGCGCCCTCGGCGGCACGGTCACCACCACCTCGTCCCGGCGCTTCGGGGTGCTCGCCACCGACGGCGACAACTTCGACGTCGAGCTGCGGTGCTCCTGGTCACCCCGCTGGGCCGGTTCGGCGGGGGAACCCGAGGGCACCGCGGTGCCGGAGACGTCGTCGCCCGGCGGGACCGACGGCGCGCCGCTCTGGGACCCGGCGGACGCCGCCGCGCACCTGCACTCCTTCGCCGACCTGCTGGCCGCGATGGCGGGG